A genomic region of Acipenser ruthenus chromosome 9, fAciRut3.2 maternal haplotype, whole genome shotgun sequence contains the following coding sequences:
- the LOC131737962 gene encoding proto-oncogene tyrosine-protein kinase ROS-like, with translation MWYNYKSDYYRKEGEGLFPVRWMPPESLIDGFFTNFFDMWSFGILIWEIMTLGQQPYPAHTNLEVLHFLRTGGRLEKPSSCPDDMQVA, from the exons atgtgGTACAATTACAAGAGCGATTACTATCGCAAGGAGGGCGAGGGGCTGTTCCCTGTGCGCTGGATGCCCCCCGAGAGCCTCATCGACGGGTTCTTCACAAACTTCtttg ACATGTG GTCTTTTGGCATCCTGATCTGGGAGATCATGACTCTGGGGCAGCAGCCGTACCCTGCCCACACCAACCTGGAGGTCTTACACTTTCTCAGGACTGGGGGCAGGCTGGAGAAGCCAAGCAGCTGCCCTGATgatatgcaagttgcataa